A region from the Variovorax sp. V93 genome encodes:
- a CDS encoding NUDIX hydrolase — protein sequence MILRVPIKHCKNCGTAVVYRVPDDGDTKERAVCPACSTIHYENPLNVVGTIPVLGDKVLLCKRNIEPRWGKWTLPAGFMELGETAAQGAARETDEEAGAHYEMQGLFAVISVVRVGQVHLFYRARLLDDRFDPGHETIEARLFTEEEIPWEEIAFRTVREALEHFFEDRRRGSFDRVHELSIV from the coding sequence ATGATCCTGCGCGTACCCATCAAGCACTGCAAGAACTGCGGCACCGCGGTGGTCTACCGCGTTCCCGACGACGGCGACACCAAGGAGCGAGCGGTCTGCCCGGCCTGCAGCACCATCCACTACGAGAACCCGCTGAACGTGGTGGGCACCATTCCCGTGCTCGGCGACAAGGTGCTGCTGTGCAAGCGCAACATCGAGCCGCGCTGGGGCAAGTGGACGCTGCCCGCGGGCTTCATGGAGCTGGGCGAAACCGCGGCCCAGGGCGCGGCCCGCGAGACCGACGAAGAGGCCGGCGCCCACTACGAGATGCAGGGCCTGTTCGCGGTGATCAGCGTGGTGCGGGTGGGCCAGGTGCACCTGTTCTACCGCGCCCGCCTGCTCGACGACCGCTTCGACCCCGGCCACGAAACCATCGAGGCCAGGCTTTTCACCGAGGAAGAGATTCCCTGGGAAGAGATCGCCTTTCGCACCGTGCGCGAGGCGCTGGAACACTTCTTCGAGGACCGGCGGCGCGGCAGCTTCGACCGCGTGCACGAACTCAGCATCGT
- a CDS encoding fumarylacetoacetate hydrolase family protein → MASEFVFAPPATVSIPVVGQAARFPVHRIYCVGRNYEDHAKEMGFTGREPPFFFMKPADALVVVDAGQTGAMAYPTLTKNLHHEIELVVAIGTGGKNIAAADAHKHIYGYAVGLDMTRRDLQNDMKKQGRPWDIGKGFEQSAPIGPIVPVAEAGDAENAEISLQVNGTDRQRSTVSKLIWNVAETIEHLSAAWELQPGDLIYSGTPEGVAAVVAGDTLVGEVAGLPKLTIKIA, encoded by the coding sequence ATGGCTTCCGAGTTTGTTTTCGCCCCGCCCGCGACCGTTTCGATCCCCGTGGTCGGCCAGGCCGCCCGTTTTCCGGTGCACCGCATCTACTGCGTGGGCCGCAACTACGAGGATCACGCCAAGGAAATGGGTTTTACCGGCCGCGAACCGCCTTTCTTCTTCATGAAGCCGGCCGACGCGCTGGTGGTGGTCGATGCGGGCCAGACCGGCGCCATGGCCTACCCCACGCTCACCAAGAACCTGCACCACGAGATCGAGCTCGTGGTGGCGATCGGCACCGGCGGCAAGAACATTGCGGCGGCCGATGCGCACAAGCACATCTACGGCTATGCGGTGGGCCTGGACATGACGCGGCGCGACCTGCAGAACGACATGAAGAAGCAGGGCCGCCCCTGGGACATCGGCAAGGGCTTCGAGCAGAGCGCGCCCATCGGCCCGATCGTGCCGGTGGCCGAGGCCGGCGACGCCGAGAACGCCGAGATCTCGCTGCAGGTCAACGGCACCGACCGCCAGCGCAGCACCGTGAGCAAGCTGATCTGGAACGTGGCCGAAACCATCGAGCACCTGTCGGCCGCATGGGAGCTGCAGCCCGGCGACCTGATCTACAGCGGCACGCCCGAAGGCGTGGCGGCGGTGGTGGCGGGCGACACGCTGGTGGGCGAAGTGGCCGGCCTGCCGAAGCTCACCATCAAGATCGCCTGA
- the maiA gene encoding maleylacetoacetate isomerase, translating to MKLHNYFRSSASFRVRIALHLKGLEFDYIPVHIARGEHRTGPFSAISADMLVPLLEDEGERFSQSMAIIEYLDETYPEPALLPHDPVGRAHVRALADSIACEIHPLNNLRVLKYLVKELKLDDEAKNAWYRHWVREGMLAFERQLAQHPGGRFCYGDTPTLADCCLVPQIFNGRRFDCDFSGLPRTMAAFEACMELDAFQRAQPSQCPDAEA from the coding sequence ATGAAGCTGCACAACTACTTCCGATCGTCCGCCTCGTTCCGCGTGCGCATCGCGCTCCACCTGAAGGGCCTGGAGTTCGACTACATCCCGGTGCACATCGCCCGCGGCGAGCACCGCACGGGACCGTTCTCGGCCATTTCGGCCGACATGCTGGTGCCGCTGCTCGAAGACGAGGGCGAGCGCTTCTCGCAGTCGATGGCCATCATCGAATACCTGGACGAGACCTATCCCGAGCCGGCGCTGCTGCCGCACGATCCGGTGGGCCGCGCCCATGTGCGCGCACTCGCGGACTCCATCGCCTGCGAGATCCATCCGCTCAACAACCTGCGCGTGCTCAAGTACCTGGTGAAGGAACTCAAGCTCGACGACGAGGCCAAGAACGCCTGGTACCGCCACTGGGTGCGCGAAGGCATGCTGGCCTTCGAGCGCCAGCTCGCCCAGCATCCAGGCGGCCGCTTCTGCTATGGCGACACGCCCACGCTGGCCGACTGCTGCCTGGTGCCGCAGATCTTCAACGGCCGCCGCTTCGACTGCGACTTCAGCGGGCTGCCGCGCACCATGGCCGCCTTCGAGGCCTGCATGGAGCTCGACGCCTTCCAGCGCGCCCAGCCTTCGCAGTGCCCCGACGCGGAAGCCTGA
- the pgeF gene encoding peptidoglycan editing factor PgeF — MEDAHWLVPRWPAPPNVRAVCTTRHGGVSQGRYQSLNLGDHVGDLAAHVAENRHRLAQAIGGARPVFLQQVHGTGLVALDAEAGIVGDGTPADACTATAVGVACTIMVADCLPVLFTDESGQRVAAAHAGWRGLAGGVLEAAVRCFEPAQAAGKVMAWLGPCIGPRAFEVGPEVKATFEAHASEAARCFRPAPAPGKWLADLPALARQRLCAAGVASVHGNDGSDAWCTVANPSRFFSHRRDGVSGRFAALVWKV, encoded by the coding sequence ATGGAAGACGCGCACTGGCTCGTGCCCCGCTGGCCGGCGCCGCCCAACGTGCGGGCCGTGTGCACCACGCGCCACGGCGGTGTTTCGCAGGGCCGCTACCAGAGCCTCAACCTTGGCGACCACGTGGGCGACCTGGCCGCCCACGTTGCCGAAAACCGCCATCGCCTGGCGCAGGCCATCGGCGGCGCGCGCCCGGTCTTCCTGCAGCAGGTGCACGGCACAGGACTCGTGGCGCTCGATGCCGAAGCCGGCATCGTGGGCGATGGCACGCCGGCCGACGCCTGCACCGCCACGGCCGTCGGCGTGGCATGCACGATCATGGTGGCCGACTGCCTGCCCGTGCTCTTCACCGACGAATCGGGCCAGCGGGTGGCAGCCGCGCATGCCGGCTGGCGCGGCCTGGCCGGCGGCGTGCTCGAGGCGGCGGTCCGCTGCTTCGAGCCCGCGCAGGCGGCCGGCAAGGTCATGGCCTGGCTCGGCCCCTGCATCGGCCCCCGGGCCTTCGAGGTCGGGCCCGAGGTCAAGGCCACGTTCGAGGCGCATGCGAGCGAGGCCGCACGCTGCTTCCGGCCCGCGCCGGCGCCCGGCAAATGGCTGGCCGATCTTCCCGCGCTCGCGCGCCAGCGCCTCTGCGCGGCCGGCGTGGCGTCGGTGCACGGCAACGACGGCAGCGACGCGTGGTGCACCGTCGCCAACCCGTCACGGTTCTTTTCGCACCGGCGGGACGGGGTCAGCGGGCGTTTCGCCGCGCTGGTCTGGAAGGTCTGA
- the phaC gene encoding class I poly(R)-hydroxyalkanoic acid synthase, producing MKQQATGADAFAPFQQALSEGWTQALESLQQSAVQGASAFNGGGTPLWQLPPGAKLPELPKVSIAPEKLQSIQQQYMAEATELWRRGLDARPEGDRRFAGEAWGSNPLAAFSAAVYLLNGRTLLSMAEAIDADEKTKARMRFAVEQWMAAASPSNSLAFNAEAQKKAIDTQGESIAKGIQNLLHDMKQGHLSMTDESAFEVGRNVATTEGAVVFENELFQLLEYKPLTAKVYERPFLLVPPCINKFYILDLQPENSLIRYANEQGHRVFVVSWRNPDESLANATWDDYIENAAIKAIHLVQEIGGSKQINALGFCVGGTILSTALAVLAARGEKPAASVTLLTTFLDFSDTGILDIFVDEAMVAYREMQLGKGGLLPGMDLASTFSFLRPNDLVWNYVVGNYLKGETPPPFDLLYWNSDATNLPGPFYAWYLRNTYHENKLAKPNALTVCGEKIDLGKIDIPAYIYGSREDHIVPIGGAYASTQLLPGKKRFVMGASGHIAGVINPPAKKKRSHWIREDGKFPKTHAEWLAGATEHPGSWWTDWAQWLKGHAGKQVLAPKAYGNGKAYKAIEPAPGRYVKARA from the coding sequence ATGAAGCAACAAGCCACGGGGGCCGATGCGTTCGCGCCCTTCCAGCAGGCTCTTTCAGAGGGATGGACCCAGGCGCTGGAATCGCTCCAGCAGTCCGCCGTACAGGGGGCCTCGGCCTTCAACGGCGGGGGCACGCCACTGTGGCAATTGCCGCCGGGGGCGAAGCTGCCTGAATTGCCGAAAGTCTCCATTGCGCCCGAAAAGCTGCAATCCATCCAGCAGCAGTACATGGCCGAAGCCACCGAGCTCTGGCGCCGCGGCCTCGATGCCAGGCCCGAGGGCGACAGGCGCTTTGCCGGCGAAGCCTGGGGCAGCAATCCGCTCGCGGCCTTTTCGGCGGCGGTCTACCTGCTCAACGGCCGCACCCTGCTCAGCATGGCCGAGGCCATCGACGCCGACGAAAAGACCAAGGCGCGCATGCGCTTCGCGGTCGAGCAGTGGATGGCGGCGGCGTCGCCCAGCAATTCGCTCGCCTTCAATGCCGAGGCACAGAAAAAGGCCATCGACACGCAGGGCGAGAGCATCGCCAAGGGCATCCAGAACCTGCTGCACGACATGAAGCAGGGCCACCTCAGCATGACCGACGAAAGCGCCTTCGAAGTGGGGCGCAACGTGGCCACCACCGAGGGCGCCGTGGTGTTCGAGAACGAGCTGTTCCAGCTGCTCGAATACAAGCCGCTCACGGCCAAGGTGTACGAACGGCCGTTCCTGCTGGTGCCGCCGTGCATCAACAAGTTCTACATCCTCGACCTGCAGCCCGAGAACTCGCTGATCCGCTATGCCAACGAGCAGGGCCACCGCGTGTTCGTGGTGAGCTGGCGCAACCCCGACGAGTCGCTGGCCAACGCCACCTGGGACGACTACATCGAGAACGCCGCCATCAAGGCGATCCACCTCGTGCAGGAGATCGGCGGCAGCAAGCAGATCAACGCGCTGGGCTTCTGCGTGGGCGGCACCATCCTGAGCACCGCGCTGGCCGTGCTCGCGGCGCGCGGCGAAAAGCCGGCCGCCTCGGTCACGCTGCTCACCACCTTTCTCGACTTCAGCGACACCGGCATCCTCGACATCTTCGTCGACGAGGCGATGGTGGCGTACCGCGAAATGCAGCTGGGCAAGGGCGGCCTGCTGCCGGGCATGGACCTGGCCTCGACCTTCAGCTTCCTGCGGCCCAACGACCTGGTCTGGAACTACGTGGTCGGCAACTACCTGAAGGGCGAAACCCCGCCGCCCTTCGACCTGCTCTACTGGAACAGCGACGCCACCAACCTGCCGGGCCCGTTCTATGCCTGGTACCTGCGCAACACGTACCACGAGAACAAGCTCGCCAAGCCCAATGCGCTCACGGTCTGCGGCGAGAAAATCGACCTCGGAAAGATCGACATCCCGGCCTACATCTACGGCTCGCGCGAAGACCACATCGTGCCGATCGGCGGCGCCTATGCGTCCACGCAGCTGCTGCCGGGCAAGAAGCGCTTCGTCATGGGCGCCTCCGGCCACATCGCAGGCGTGATCAACCCGCCCGCCAAGAAAAAGCGCAGCCACTGGATACGCGAAGACGGCAAATTCCCCAAGACCCATGCCGAATGGCTGGCCGGCGCCACCGAGCACCCCGGCAGCTGGTGGACCGACTGGGCCCAATGGCTCAAGGGCCATGCGGGCAAGCAGGTTTTGGCGCCCAAGGCCTACGGCAACGGCAAGGCCTACAAGGCGATCGAGCCGGCGCCCGGACGCTACGTCAAGGCAAGAGCCTGA
- a CDS encoding acetyl-CoA C-acetyltransferase, with product MEDIVIVSAARTAVGKFGGSLAGIAATELGALVIKEVIARANLTADQVGEAIMGQVLAAGAGQNPARQAWLKSGGTKETPALTINAVCGSGLKAVMLAAQAVATGDSEIVIAGGQENMSAAPHVLPNSRNGQRMGDWKLVDTMIVDGLWDVYNQYHMGITAENVAKKYGIDRSAQDELALGSQTKAAAAQDAGKFKDEIVPVSIAQKKGDPIVFDKDEFINRKTSAEGLAGLRPAFDKAGGVTAGNASGLNDGAAAVMVMTAKKAAALGLKPLGRIASYATAGLDPAIMGMGPVPASTKALQRAGWKAADLDLLEINEAFAAQACAVNKEMGWDVNKVNVNGGAIAIGHPIGASGCRILVTLLHEMQRQNAKKGIASLCIGGGMGVALTIER from the coding sequence ATGGAAGACATCGTCATCGTTTCGGCTGCACGCACGGCGGTCGGCAAGTTCGGCGGCTCGCTCGCGGGCATTGCAGCCACCGAGCTGGGCGCCCTCGTGATCAAGGAAGTGATTGCGCGCGCCAATCTCACGGCCGACCAGGTCGGCGAAGCCATCATGGGCCAGGTGCTGGCCGCCGGTGCGGGCCAGAACCCCGCGCGCCAGGCATGGCTCAAGAGCGGCGGCACCAAGGAAACGCCGGCGCTCACCATCAACGCCGTCTGCGGCTCGGGCCTGAAGGCCGTGATGCTCGCGGCGCAGGCCGTGGCCACGGGCGACAGCGAGATCGTGATTGCCGGCGGCCAGGAGAACATGAGCGCCGCGCCGCACGTGCTGCCCAATTCGCGCAACGGCCAGCGCATGGGCGACTGGAAGCTGGTCGACACCATGATCGTGGACGGCCTGTGGGACGTCTACAACCAGTACCACATGGGCATCACGGCCGAGAACGTGGCCAAGAAGTACGGCATCGACCGCTCCGCGCAGGACGAGCTCGCACTCGGCAGCCAGACCAAGGCCGCGGCCGCGCAGGACGCCGGCAAGTTCAAGGACGAGATCGTGCCCGTGAGCATTGCGCAGAAGAAGGGCGACCCGATCGTCTTCGACAAGGACGAGTTCATCAACCGCAAGACCAGCGCCGAAGGCCTGGCCGGCCTGCGCCCCGCCTTCGACAAGGCCGGCGGCGTGACCGCGGGCAATGCCTCGGGCCTGAACGACGGGGCAGCAGCCGTGATGGTGATGACGGCCAAGAAGGCCGCCGCGCTCGGCCTCAAGCCGCTGGGCCGCATCGCGAGCTACGCCACCGCCGGCCTCGACCCGGCCATCATGGGCATGGGCCCGGTGCCCGCGTCGACCAAGGCGCTGCAGCGCGCCGGCTGGAAGGCGGCCGACCTCGACCTGCTCGAGATCAACGAAGCCTTTGCGGCGCAGGCCTGCGCGGTGAACAAGGAAATGGGCTGGGACGTGAACAAGGTCAACGTAAACGGCGGCGCCATTGCCATCGGCCACCCGATCGGCGCGTCGGGCTGCCGCATCCTGGTGACGCTGCTGCACGAAATGCAGCGCCAGAACGCGAAGAAGGGCATCGCCTCGCTGTGCATCGGCGGCGGCATGGGCGTGGCGCTGACCATCGAACGATAG
- a CDS encoding LysR family transcriptional regulator, with translation MLFDLTDLRLFVATAELGNLTRAAERQHLSLAAASARIKALENQAGLQLLQREARGVRLLPPGEAFLHHARLVLHQTEQLRADLLEYGGGLRGHLRVFANTTAVTDFLPEILPGFLARNPRINVDLQEKPNAQIPRGVLDGRADIGIVAGRVDTLGLEAIHFSTDRLVLVTSRQHRFAKRRRISSAETLDEDAIGMQQGSTLQTFLAQITDNLGKRQKLRIQLGSFDAMCRMIGSGVGIGVVPESAARRNQESMQLALIDLSDAWCVRERYLLVRDRAALPIYAQALVETLCQHYAGEQAAVD, from the coding sequence ATGCTTTTCGACTTGACGGATCTGCGCCTCTTCGTTGCCACGGCCGAGCTCGGCAACCTCACGCGCGCGGCCGAACGGCAGCATCTGTCGCTTGCGGCGGCCAGCGCGCGGATCAAGGCGCTCGAAAACCAGGCCGGGCTGCAGCTGCTGCAGCGCGAAGCCCGGGGCGTGCGCCTGCTGCCGCCGGGAGAAGCCTTCCTGCACCACGCGCGCCTCGTGCTGCACCAGACCGAGCAGCTGCGCGCCGACCTGCTCGAATACGGCGGCGGGCTGCGCGGCCATCTGCGCGTGTTCGCCAACACCACGGCGGTGACCGATTTTTTGCCTGAAATCCTGCCGGGCTTTCTTGCACGCAACCCGCGCATCAACGTCGACCTTCAGGAAAAACCGAATGCTCAGATCCCGCGCGGCGTGCTCGACGGCCGCGCCGACATCGGCATCGTGGCGGGCCGCGTCGACACGCTGGGCCTGGAGGCGATCCACTTCAGCACCGACCGGCTGGTGCTCGTCACCTCGCGCCAGCACCGCTTTGCGAAGCGCCGCAGGATTTCATCCGCGGAAACGCTCGACGAAGACGCGATCGGCATGCAGCAAGGCAGCACATTGCAGACCTTTCTGGCGCAGATCACCGACAACCTCGGCAAGCGGCAGAAGCTGCGCATCCAGCTCGGCAGCTTCGACGCCATGTGCCGGATGATCGGCAGCGGCGTGGGCATTGGCGTGGTGCCGGAGTCGGCGGCGCGGCGCAACCAGGAGAGCATGCAGCTCGCGCTGATCGATCTCAGCGACGCATGGTGCGTGCGGGAGCGCTACCTGCTGGTGCGTGACCGGGCCGCCCTGCCCATCTACGCGCAGGCGCTGGTCGAGACGCTGTGTCAGCACTACGCGGGGGAGCAGGCCGCCGTCGATTGA
- a CDS encoding tripartite tricarboxylate transporter substrate binding protein, whose translation MKFRALALLSLAAAALCTAVPAAAQPYPSRPVTLVVPQAAGGTNDIVGRLVGQKLGELMNASVVVDNRPGAGGNIGTQLVAKGPKDGYTLLMTISSSQAINPALYKNPGFDPVKDFKPVGLVGAVPNVLLVHPSFPARDFNEFLKLARQKGANYQYASAGNGTLNHLLGEMLNSMAGISMQHVPYKGVAPALNDVLGGQLPIVFASLPSALSHIKAGKLRALAVSGEKRSPVLPDVPAIAEAVPGYNGTLWIGLFAPAGVPPEVLAKLQDATRKALAAKELRDKLEQQGVEIAAPTTPDQFSKLLQDDLAKWARIVKASGAAVD comes from the coding sequence ATGAAATTCCGCGCACTGGCGCTTCTTTCCCTTGCCGCGGCAGCGCTCTGCACTGCGGTTCCGGCTGCCGCGCAGCCCTACCCCTCGCGCCCCGTCACGCTGGTCGTGCCGCAGGCCGCGGGCGGCACCAACGACATCGTGGGCCGCCTCGTGGGCCAGAAGCTCGGCGAGCTGATGAACGCCAGCGTGGTGGTCGACAACCGGCCGGGCGCGGGCGGCAACATCGGCACGCAGCTGGTCGCCAAGGGGCCGAAGGACGGCTACACGCTGCTCATGACCATCAGCAGCAGCCAGGCCATCAATCCGGCGCTCTACAAGAACCCGGGCTTCGATCCGGTGAAGGACTTCAAGCCCGTCGGCCTGGTCGGCGCGGTGCCCAACGTGCTGCTGGTGCATCCCTCGTTTCCCGCCAGGGACTTCAACGAGTTCCTGAAGCTCGCGCGGCAGAAGGGCGCCAACTACCAGTACGCCTCGGCCGGCAACGGCACGCTCAACCACCTGCTGGGTGAAATGCTCAACAGCATGGCCGGCATCTCGATGCAGCACGTGCCGTACAAGGGCGTGGCGCCCGCGCTCAACGACGTGTTGGGCGGGCAGCTGCCGATCGTGTTCGCGAGCCTGCCCTCGGCGCTCTCGCACATCAAGGCCGGCAAGCTGCGCGCGCTGGCCGTGAGCGGCGAGAAGCGCTCGCCGGTGCTGCCCGACGTGCCCGCCATTGCCGAGGCGGTGCCGGGCTACAACGGCACGCTCTGGATCGGCCTGTTCGCGCCCGCGGGCGTGCCTCCCGAGGTGCTGGCCAAGCTGCAGGACGCCACGCGCAAGGCGCTGGCCGCGAAGGAGCTGCGCGACAAGCTCGAACAGCAGGGCGTCGAGATCGCGGCGCCCACCACGCCCGATCAATTCTCGAAACTGCTGCAGGACGACCTCGCCAAGTGGGCGCGCATCGTCAAGGCCTCCGGCGCAGCGGTCGACTGA
- a CDS encoding MaoC family dehydratase N-terminal domain-containing protein translates to MTNTEQEKPSGAIDAGMLARLQAWQGRSETLADDITAAPVRALSATLDRDDAPPAASTRLPELWHWLYFLPHHRQSEIGEDGHAKRGGFLPPVPLPRRMWAGGRLRWEQGNPLQVGDRAERTSTIASVTHKAGRTGELMFVLVRHEVRNERGLALTEEHDIVYRAAAAPGEKAPPPTPAPKDAAFSREIVPDDVLLFRYSALTFNGHRIHYDRRYVTQVEGYPGLIVHGPLIATLLVDLLRRNVPGAQLARFEFRAVRPTFDTAPFRVHGKPAEGSTDGKTFSLWGEDADGWLTMQATAVLA, encoded by the coding sequence ATGACCAACACCGAGCAGGAAAAACCCTCCGGCGCGATCGATGCCGGCATGCTGGCAAGGCTGCAGGCCTGGCAAGGCCGCAGCGAGACGCTGGCCGACGACATCACCGCGGCTCCCGTGCGCGCGCTCTCGGCCACGCTCGACCGCGACGACGCGCCGCCCGCCGCCAGCACGCGCCTTCCCGAACTCTGGCACTGGCTCTACTTCCTGCCGCACCATCGGCAGTCCGAGATCGGCGAGGACGGCCATGCGAAGCGCGGCGGCTTCCTGCCGCCCGTGCCGCTGCCGCGCCGCATGTGGGCCGGCGGACGGCTGAGGTGGGAGCAGGGCAACCCGCTGCAGGTCGGCGACAGGGCCGAGCGCACCTCGACCATCGCCTCGGTCACCCACAAGGCCGGCCGCACCGGCGAGCTGATGTTCGTGCTGGTGCGCCATGAAGTGCGCAACGAACGCGGCCTCGCGCTGACCGAGGAACACGACATCGTCTACCGCGCCGCGGCCGCGCCCGGCGAGAAGGCGCCACCGCCCACGCCGGCGCCGAAGGACGCCGCCTTCAGCCGCGAGATCGTGCCCGACGACGTGCTGCTGTTCCGCTATTCGGCGCTCACCTTCAACGGCCACCGCATCCACTACGACCGCCGCTACGTGACGCAGGTCGAGGGCTATCCGGGCCTGATCGTGCACGGCCCGCTGATCGCGACGTTGCTGGTGGACCTGCTGCGCCGCAACGTGCCGGGCGCGCAACTCGCGCGCTTCGAGTTCCGCGCCGTGCGGCCGACCTTCGACACCGCGCCGTTCCGCGTGCATGGCAAGCCGGCCGAAGGCAGCACGGACGGCAAGACCTTCAGCCTCTGGGGCGAGGACGCCGACGGCTGGCTCACGATGCAGGCCACGGCCGTGCTCGCATGA
- a CDS encoding CaiB/BaiF CoA transferase family protein, with translation MTRPLDGITVVSLEHAIAAPFCTRQLADLGARVIKVERPGAGDFARAYDARVGGEASHFVWVNRSKESLTLDLKQPAALAVLQELVADADVLVQNLAPGAAARMGLGAEALQAMHPRLIVCDISGYGDDGPYRDKKAYDLLIQSEAGFLSVTGTPDDPCKSGNSIADIAAGMYAYTGILAALLQRGKTGKGSHIDVSMLESLAEWMGYPMYYAYDGAPPPPRSAASHATIYPYGPFPAGDGGTVMLGLQNEREWRVFCEKVLLQAGLATDARFDSNARRNEHRDALRAIIVETFAALGTAQVVERLDAAQIANARMNDMAGLWAHPQLQARERWRQVGSPAGDIPALLPAGRQSAFDYRMDAIPAVGQHTEAILRGLGRSEADIAALREAGAV, from the coding sequence ATGACAAGACCCCTCGACGGCATCACCGTGGTTTCGCTCGAACACGCGATCGCCGCGCCTTTCTGCACCCGGCAGCTGGCCGACCTCGGCGCCCGCGTCATCAAGGTGGAGCGCCCCGGCGCCGGCGATTTCGCGCGCGCCTACGACGCACGCGTGGGCGGCGAGGCTTCGCACTTCGTGTGGGTGAACCGCTCCAAGGAAAGCCTCACGCTCGACCTCAAGCAGCCCGCCGCGCTCGCGGTGCTGCAGGAGCTGGTGGCCGATGCCGACGTGCTGGTGCAGAACCTCGCGCCGGGCGCCGCCGCGCGCATGGGCCTGGGCGCCGAGGCGCTGCAGGCAATGCATCCGCGGCTCATCGTCTGCGACATCTCGGGCTATGGCGACGACGGCCCGTACCGCGACAAGAAGGCCTACGACCTGCTGATCCAGAGCGAGGCGGGTTTCCTGTCAGTCACGGGCACGCCGGACGATCCGTGCAAGTCGGGCAATTCCATCGCCGACATCGCGGCGGGCATGTACGCCTACACCGGCATCCTCGCGGCGCTGCTCCAGCGCGGCAAGACCGGCAAGGGCTCGCACATCGACGTGTCGATGCTCGAGTCGCTCGCCGAGTGGATGGGCTACCCGATGTACTACGCCTACGACGGCGCGCCGCCGCCGCCGCGCAGCGCCGCCTCGCACGCCACCATCTATCCCTACGGTCCGTTTCCCGCGGGCGACGGCGGCACGGTGATGCTGGGCCTGCAGAACGAGCGCGAATGGCGGGTGTTCTGCGAGAAGGTGCTGCTGCAGGCGGGGCTCGCGACCGACGCGCGCTTCGACAGCAACGCACGGCGCAACGAGCACCGCGACGCGCTGCGCGCGATCATCGTGGAGACCTTCGCCGCGCTCGGCACCGCGCAGGTGGTCGAGCGCCTCGATGCGGCGCAGATTGCCAACGCGCGCATGAACGACATGGCCGGGCTGTGGGCTCATCCGCAGCTGCAGGCGCGCGAGCGCTGGCGGCAGGTGGGCTCGCCGGCCGGCGACATTCCGGCCCTGCTGCCGGCGGGTCGCCAGAGCGCCTTCGACTACCGCATGGACGCGATACCGGCGGTCGGCCAGCACACCGAAGCCATCCTGCGCGGCCTCGGCCGCAGCGAGGCGGACATTGCGGCGCTGCGCGAGGCGGGCGCGGTGTGA
- a CDS encoding CoA ester lyase, whose translation MSAQLALARTFLFVPADRPERHARALATGAGAVIVDLEDAVAPERKAAAREGLAASFAALSAAGRQRLLVRINAAGTPWHEDDRAAVAGLVSQGLAAGVVLPKAERDSDLRRLAEVVGPNGLLVPLVESAAGLAAVDELAAVPQVLRLAFGNLDFQADVGLACDADEAELVPVRLALLLASRRAGLPAPVDGVTADWRDTQRLAADTARARRGGFGAKLCIHPDQVAPVQAALGPSAGELAWARRVIEAVRSAGGGVASLDGRMVDAPVVRLAERLLALAAEQDTHPTTQETTR comes from the coding sequence GTGAGCGCGCAGCTCGCGCTGGCGCGCACCTTTCTCTTCGTGCCGGCCGACCGGCCTGAACGCCATGCGCGCGCGCTGGCCACCGGTGCGGGCGCGGTGATCGTGGACCTGGAGGACGCGGTGGCGCCCGAACGAAAGGCTGCGGCGCGCGAAGGCCTCGCGGCCTCGTTCGCCGCGCTGTCCGCGGCCGGCCGGCAGCGCCTGCTGGTGCGCATCAATGCCGCAGGCACCCCCTGGCACGAGGACGACCGCGCGGCCGTGGCCGGGCTGGTCTCGCAAGGGCTGGCCGCGGGCGTGGTGCTGCCCAAGGCGGAGCGGGACAGCGACCTGCGGCGGCTGGCCGAAGTCGTCGGCCCGAACGGATTGCTCGTGCCGCTCGTCGAATCAGCCGCCGGGCTTGCGGCAGTCGATGAACTCGCGGCAGTGCCACAGGTGCTGCGGCTCGCCTTCGGCAACCTGGATTTCCAGGCTGATGTCGGGCTGGCCTGCGATGCGGACGAGGCTGAACTCGTGCCGGTGCGCCTCGCGCTGCTGCTGGCCTCGCGCCGCGCCGGCCTGCCCGCGCCCGTCGACGGCGTGACGGCCGACTGGCGCGACACGCAGCGCCTGGCCGCCGACACGGCGCGCGCACGGCGCGGCGGCTTCGGCGCCAAGCTGTGCATCCACCCCGACCAGGTCGCGCCGGTGCAGGCGGCGCTCGGGCCGAGCGCCGGCGAGCTCGCATGGGCGCGCCGCGTGATCGAGGCCGTGCGGTCGGCCGGCGGCGGCGTGGCCAGCCTCGACGGACGCATGGTCGATGCGCCGGTGGTTCGCCTGGCCGAACGGCTGCTGGCGCTCGCCGCAGAACAAGACACACATCCAACAACCCAGGAGACAACCCGATGA